AATTGAATCTAAAAAAACGGGATAATCAATCTATTTTCGAAACGGTTATTTCCTTAAACGAACAAATGAAGCTTCTTGAGGAAAAATACAGGCTCGTCGGTCATTTATATGAAATTTCAAAAGGGCAGAACACATATAGAATAACCTTTGAGCGCTTTGTCCTGGCTGCCTTCCTGGATGATATTTTACGAGAGGCAAATGTACGCCTGAACAAGATGACGAGCGGAAGGTACAGGCTATTGAGGAAAACTGACCGTTCAAAAGGAAATGTTCAGAGTGGTTTGGAATTGCTGGTATTGGACGCCTACACAGGGCAGGAAAGACACGTAAAGACCCTTTCTGGGGGGGAAAGTTTCAAGGCCGCCCTGTCATTGGCCCTGGGGCTCGCTGATGTGGTGCAGAACTATGCTGGAGGAGTATCGCTTGAAACAATGTTCATTGATGAAGGGTTTGGAACTCTTGACCCAGAATCCCTTGACCAGGCAATTGAGGCATTGATCGATATCCAGAGCAGCGGCCGCTTAGTCGGAATCATTTCCCACGTACCTGAACTGAAGGAGCGAATCGATGCAAGACTTGAGGTCATTTCTACACAAACTGGAAGCCGGACAGAATTTGTGTTAATGAATTAACGAGAAATTACAGCATCCTTGAAAAGATGCTGTATTTTCTCGCTTATAGATACTAACTTTCGATAAATCGGGTAAGCAATTTTTAAATATAGTCAGCAGGGAGTTTTAACATGGAATTTGAAGTTCAATACCTATCATTTTACGTAATCCAAGTAGAAGGCAAAGGCGACCAGGCAGATAAAAGGTATAAGCATTTTCAGACATTAAATGAAGCAGAGTATGAAAGCAGTCATCTAAAAGATTTTCTCGATGGTGAGTTTGCTAAAATAGTCAAACGAAAGGTCGAACGCCATCCGAAAACGGATGAAGTCCCAACAAAGCTCGGCTACTTCATTGTTGAAGAAGGACACGATTTAACATCAAACCCCAACTATAATCTGTTCAGCCGCGTCCGTTTCGCAGAATCTAAAGAGGACTTTCAGCAGGAGAGCGAAAAGTTTGCAATTGCCTATGTTGATACTAGTGCTGTTCGAGGAGGTGCCTTCATTGTAGCCAGAGCGAAGCTTCGCAAGTATTTTGATGATGCCTTTGTATTCATCCTGAAATGTGATTTTGAACCGAAGGTAGCTTCTATTTCCGATGAATCCACATTGATCCGTCAGGTTGAAATGGCGATTACCACTAAAAACATGAAATCGATACAATATCCTTTCATGCCTGAGGAAGGGATGATTCAGGATAACGAGCTGAAGATCAACCAGTCTTCTCATGCGCGTTATTTTGAAGACTTCCTTAAATATGTTGAATATGGCCAGTCCATGCCAGAGATCGTCAAAACCCAAGTAATAGAGATGGTCCGCGGACACATGGAGGAAACATTTGAGCCGGAAAGTGAAGAGCGAGTACAGCTCGAAAATGCAATGGAAATATGGGCAGCCAGCGATAAACGGGAACTGCAGGAGCGATTTGAGCCGCAACAAGTCATCGAAGCTGCAGCCCAGCTTATCGAACATACTCCCCAGCTGGAATTAAAAATGAAAATGGACCATATCTCAGTAAAAGGATTGCTCGCAGATTATGGCGACAGAATTCACCTTGCAAAATTGAACGGAAAATATGTCTTGATGATCGAGTCAGATACTATTACCTTTGAGAAAGGCTTTTCTCCGGTTGAGTTTGCTAAACCTGATGAAATCGGGACGGTAGTTGAGAGAATCAGGCAAAAAAGCTAGATTGCCTGATCATAAATGAAAAGTTTTAAAGAGAGCATCGGAGCCACTGATGCTTTCTTTTTTATTGTCATTTTTTCAGCCGTATGGGTATAATTGGAAAGTAGGTTAGAAGGAACTGAGTTTATAAGAGGTGTTATAGTTTGGTCACTACATATGTGAATTGGGGCGATTCCAGAGTAAAATTGACCTGGCAAAATGGTGACAGCTTCCACCGAGGAATCTCATTACCAGCGTCCACGGTTTTTGTTTCCTTGACGAAAAGCTGCTATTGGTAAAGCTCAATAACCGTGGCTGGGACATGACAGGAGGACATATTGAACCTGATGAGTCTCCAGTGGAATGTTTTAAACGGGAAACGATGGAAGAGGCTTATGTTGAAGGACATTGCAGCCCGTTAGGAAGGGTCACTGTAGACCAAAGCGAAAATTATCTTTGGAAAGAAGATGGCCCTTACCCAAAGATAGGTTATCAGATTTTTTATCGAATGGATATTACAAAAATCCATGAATTCGAAGCAGGTTATGAATCTGCTGATAGAATATTTATAGATCCTCCTCGTATACGGGAGTATTATGCGGACTGGCATGAGATTTATGATTCTATTCTAAGCTCTGCTATTGAAAAAAAGATTAAAAACGTTAGGGGGAAATTGAAATGGATGTAGTTATACAAAACAGCCGTGCGTGGGACAAGAAGGTTGAAGAAGGTGCTGTTTATACAAAGGCAGTTTCGGAAGAAGTGATTGAAAAGAGCAAGGCAGGCGATTGGGAGATCACGGTAACTACCGGAAAGCCGGTTCCCCGCAGCTGGTTTCCGGATTCTATGGAAGGACTGAGGGTTCTTTGTCTTGCGTCAGGCGGTGGTCAACAGGGACCAGTTTTGGCCGCAGCGGGTGCTGATGTTACGGTGGTTGATATTTCTGCAAAACAACTCGAACAGGACCGATTAGTAGCAAAAAGAGACCATCTTAATCTTAAAACGGTGCAATGCAGCATGTCTGATCTTTCTGTATTCAGTGATGAAGAGTTCGATCTTATCCTTCATCCTGTGGCCAATGTCTTTGTTGAAGATATTTCACAAGTCTGGAAGGAAGCATCAAGAGTTCTGAAAAACAAAGGTACATTAATATCCGGATTCACAAATCCACTGCTTTTCATTTTTGATGATGAAGAAGACAGGAAAGGAAACCTGGTGGTTAAAAACAAAATACCAGGATCCACAGTCGATAGTTTGACAGTACAAGAAAAGGAAGACTATATCAGATTAGATGAAACGATAGAATTTTGGCATACATTAGAAGAACAAATACAAGGGCAAATTGAGGCAGGATTCGTCATTGCCGGTATGTATGAAGACGATTTTGGGGGCAGAAGGCCACTGGATGAGTATATTAAATGCTTTGTCGCAACAAAAGCAATCAAACTAAATTTATAGCCATGATGCCGCCTTGGAATTTCCTTGGGTGGCATTGTTTATTTTTAGAATATTTAGACTAATAGTTGAATATTTCAATATAAGCGTTATAATAAAGTAAACCGTACATACCGACCGGTTAGTATAATGAAACTAAGGGGGAAATAAATGAGATTAGCAAACAAAACAGCCATCATTACAGGCGGTGCAAGCGGAATTGGCCGTGCCGCAGCTCTGGCTTTTGCAAGAGAAGGAGCACTGGTTGCCATTGGCGATTTAAACATTGAAGGAGGAAGAGAAACAGCCGGTATGATCGAGCAACAGGGAGGAACCGCTTTTTTTCTCGAAACTAATGTAAGCGATTCCAGGCAAATTTCAGACCTAGTATCTGCGGCTGTTGACCATTTCGGCCGATTAGATATCCTTTTTAATAACGCCGGCATTGGGCATCCCAACGTTAAGAGTGTCGACCTGGATGAAAAAGATTGGGATCGAATAATGGATATTAATCTAAAAGGGGTGTTTCTTGGAATAAAGCATGCTGTACCACAGATGAAAAAGGCTGGCGGCGGTGCCATCATCAACACATCAAGCTTACTAGGTCTGAAAGGGCAGAAATACTTGGCTGCCTATAATGCTTCCAAAGCTGGGGTAGTTCTCCTGACTAAAAATGCTGCACTTGAATACGGCCGTCATAATATTCGTGTAAATGCCATTGCACCAGGTGTCATCGATACACAAATCATTGAAGGCTGGTAGAATGATGAGAAGAAATGGCCGATCATATCCAGGGCAAATGCTCTGGGGAGAATCGGGACACCTGAAGAGGTTGCGAACGCTGTCCTGTTCCTTGCCTCTGACGAAGCATCTTTTATCACTGGTGCGACCTTGTCAGTTGACGGCGGCGGGTTGACATTTTAGCAAATATATTTGAATGGAGGAAAAGTAATGAGTGAGAAAAAAGACTGGCTTTCCAAGTATCCTGACTCCATTGAAACAACGATCACTTTACCTGAAAAATCTTTGCCGCAAATGCTTCGTGAATCTGCAGAAAAGTATCCTCACAACATTGCCCTTTCGTTTTATGGCCGGAAAACCAGCTATGAACAATTATTGCAAAATGTGACCCATTTTGCATCTGCCCTTCAGAACCGAGGGGTGGTAATCGGCGACAGGGTAGCAATCATGCTGCCAAATTGCCCTCAGTATGTTATTTCCTACTTTGGCGTCTTGACAGCAGGAGCAATCGTCACCCAAGTTAACCCCATGTCAGTTGAACGAGAATTAGAATATATCCTGAATGATTCAGGTGCGGAAACAATTCTGGTTCTTGATGCACTGTACCAGAAGGTTAAGAGTGTGCAAGCATCTACTGGATTAAAAAATATTATCGCCGTAAGCCTGCAGCCATCAGATTTCGAATTTGGTCAGGACACCAAGTTTGAAGAGTTTCTGGGAGAAAGCAGCGGCAGGGTTTCCATTGTTGATATGAATCCTGCAGAGGATATTGCAGTTTTGCAATACACAGGTGGAACAACGGGAAGATCAAAAGGAGCCATGCTGACTCACCAGAATCTTCTAGCCAATGTGCTGCAGTCATATGAATTTTTCAAGCATGACATTAAGCCCGGAAAAGAGCGCTCATTGACAGTTATCCCATTGTTCCATGTTTTTGGAATGACAGCTTGTATGAATCTATCAATCTATACAGGCGCAGAAATAATTTTGCTGCCGCGCTTTGATTTGGAAGAAGTCCTCACGACGATTAAAAACGAGCAACCCACAATGTTCCCTGGTGTTCCAACTATGTATGTCGCTATCACAAATCACCCGAAAGCTGAGGAGTATGGTATCGGCAGCATAGAGATTTGCAACAGTGGCAGCGCTCCAATGCCAGTTGAGCTGTTGCGTGAATTCGAAAGGAAAACAGGTTCGAAGATTCTCGAAGGTTACGGACTCTCCGAAGCCGCCCCTACTACACATTGCAATCCAAGTTTTGCCGAGAGAAAGCCGGGCAGTGTGGGAATCGGCATGCCATCAACAGAGTATAAAATTGTTGACCTTGCCTCCGGTACCGAAGAAGTGCCAGTTGGGGAACTCGGAGAAGTTATCATTAAAGGTCCGCAGGTGATGAAAGGATACTGGAATATGCCAGAAGAAACAGCTAATACACTGAGGGACGGATGGCTTTACACTGGTGATATTGCCCGGGTTGATGAAGAAGGATACCTTTATATTGTCGACAGGAAAAAAGATATGATTATAGCAAGCGGCTATAATATATATCCCCGTGATATTGAAGAAGTACTCTATGAACACCCAGCAGTCCAGGAAGCCGTGGTTATCGGGATTCCTGATGAATATCGCGGTGAAGCAGTAAAAGCAGTCATAGTGCTGAAGGCAGGAAAAGAAGCAGATGAGGCTGGCATCAAGGAGTTTTGCCGTCAGAACATGGCCGCATACAAGGTTCCTAATGTAGTAGAATTCCGTGAACAGCTGCCGAAAACGAGTGTTGGCAAAATTTTGAGAAGGGCTCTCAGGGAAGAATTATTAAAAAGTTAATAAGTGATTTAAGCAACATGGGACAGGGGGTAAAATATGGTATAATTTTTGTGCAGACTAGAATGATTGCGAGGACAGCAAAGTGAAAGAAAAAATAACTGAGCATAGCATTAAACTATTTGAAAAGAAAGGCTTCAGTGAGACATCCATCCAGGATATTGTCGATTCACTTGGAGTAACAAAAGGATCCTTCTATTATTATTTTTCCAGCAAAGAAGAACTGCTGATGGACATCCATCTTAGATATATAGACGAATTGCTTGGCCGACAAGAAGAAATTTTAGGCGGACAGTCGACAAGCAAACAAAAATTGTTCGATATCGTTTATATGCTAATCAGCAGTATAAAAACAAAGGGCTCATCTGCTAAAATCTTTTTTCGGGAGATGCGTCACTTAAGTGATGACAGGCTTGCACAAATAATTTCCAAACGCGATCAATTCCGGATGAATGTGGAACGGCTTATTCGTAATGGAATGGACCGTGGCGAGTTCCGGAAGGACTTGAACCCAGTGATTGTCACCTTTGGTATTCTAGGTGCTGCCAACTGGAGTTATCAGTGGTTCAACCCTGAAGGAAAGGCAACTGACAGGGAAGTGGCCGAGATATTTGTCGAAATGATCTTAAAGGGAATTGAAGTTGATTGAAGAATAAAGGAGTAGAGGCTTGAAAAAAGCCTCCTTCTGTTCACCTAACATACCAACCGGTTAGTATGGACCTGGATAAAAGAGAGGAGATAAAGATGCAGGAAATAGAAGTTAGAGCTCGCTTCGGAGAGACCGATGCCCTGGGGCACATCAACAATACCAGCTATTTTGTATATCTTGAAGAGGCAAGAATCAGATTTTTCGAGTCATTGGGTTACAGTATGCAACTGGAGGAATGGAAATTCATTTTAGCCTCCACTAAATGTGATTTTGTCAGCCAGGGTTATTTTGATCAACATTTGACCGTAAAAACATATGTTTCAAGGATTGGGACAAAAAGCTTCCAGCTAGAGCATGACATTGTCTGTTCACAAACTAAACAGTTGATTGCTAAAGGTAATGCTATTGTTGTGTTTTATGACTTCAATAACCAAAAGAGTGAAGTCTTGCCTGAGTTGCTCAAGGAAGGATTGAAGAGCTACTTTTTGCCTGTATAAATAACTGAATATTTTGTTTTTATTCGAATCAGGAGGTGGCATGTTTGAGATTTTCGGAAACTGTAGCTCTTGTTACAGGTGCGGGCAGTGGTATTGGGAAGGCTGCGGCGACACGGCTGGCTGACGAGGGATCAAAGGTGATCTTAGTTGGCCGGACAAAATCAAAGCTTGATGCTGTCGCAAAAGAGATAAATGAGGGACACAAACTACCAAGAGCCGAAGTTTTCCCGGCAGATGTAACGGATGAAGAAGATGTCAGAGAATTAGCTGACTATATTATGGAACAATTCGGGGATTTGCATGTCCTGGTGAATAACGCAGGCGGCTCGGTCCATTCCAAAATCATGGAAACTTCAGCAAATGACTGGGATTTTGTACAGAATACTAATCTCAAAAGCGTATTCCTTGTTTCAAAAATACTTGGCAATTTGATGGCGGGTAAAGCCAATGAAGAACAAGACCATTTGCAAAGGCGGTCCATCGTTAATGTAGCCTCGTTATCGGGACATCAGGCAGGGGCTCATATTCCACATTATAGTGCAGCGAAGGCCGGTGTCATCAATTTCACAAAAGCACTCGCTCTGGAATTATCCCCGTTTGGCATCAGGGTAAACTCTGTATCTCCTGGTTTTGTGGAGACACCTTTAACGGAGCAGGGTATGAAGAATGAACAATTCGTAAAGGCGATCAGGAAAAATACTGCGCTGAAACGTGCTGGCAGGCCGGAAGAAGTCGCAAATGTCATAGCATTTCTTGCTTCACAAGAAGCATCTTATATGACAGGGTCTGACGTCCTGGTTGATGGCGGCTGGTTAATCAAGTAGAGAATGGAAAGGGTGAAAGAATTTGACTGAAGTAAAAACGAGTGACCATTTAATCATTAACAGAAACGGCGGGGTACTTTCATTGACCCTTAACAGGCCCGAAAGCCTCAACGCTTTCAGCCCGGAAATGATCCTTGGTCTGACAGAGGAAATCCGAATGGCGCAGAAGGATTATGAGGTAAAAGTCATCGTTCTGTCTGGTTCAGGGCGTTCCTTCAGTGCAGGCGGGGATGTTAAAACGATGGGCCAGGCAAATGCAATTGGTGTTTATGACCATATTGGAAAATTAAACGAATGCATTCTTGCCATAAAAAATACTGAGAAACCCATTATTGCTGCTGTACATGGCTTTGCAGCAGGGGCGGGTTTCAACCTGGCACTTGCCTGTGATTTGATCATCGCAGCACACGACAGCAAGTTTGCTTTAAGTTTTTCACAGGTAGGGCTTGTTTCCGATGGGGGTGGTTCATACTTTGTAACAAGACTTGTGGGTCCGCATCTGGCCAAACAGTTTATGTTCACTGCAGAACCCATTCCAGCTGAACGCCTTTACCAGCTAGGTGTCGTTAACTATCTTGTCCCATTGGAAAAACTTAAAGAGGAGACTTTCAAGCTTGCGGGCCAGCTTGCCAACGGGCCGACACGGACTTATGGCATGATCAAAAAACTCGTGGACCATTCAATGAGCTCAACTCTGGAAGAAATTTTGGAACAGGAAAGAATCACCCAAACAATGATGGTATCAACAGATGACCATCTTGAAGGCATTTCGGCTTTCAAAGAAAAACGGAAACCGAACTTTACTGGCAACTAAGGAGGCTAACGATGAAAGCAATTCAATTTAAAGAATATGGAGGACCAGAAGTTCTTCAAGTTATTGAACTTGAGCGGCCGACACCTAAAGGGAATCAAGTGTTGATAGAAGTCCATGCGATCGGCGTCAACTATGCCGACACGGCAAGAAGAGAAGGCCAGTATGTCGTTCCTACTAATCTTCCATTTATTCCAGGAGCAGAAATTTCCGGTATGGTAGCAGAAACTGGAGAAGCCGTAACCAATGTAAAACCAGGGGACCGGATTGTTACCTTGATTGAGTCAGGAGGTTATGCTGAGTATGCACTGGCTGACAGCAGAGGACTGATTCCTTTAGGTGATCATATGGATTTTGAACAGGCAGCTGCTCTCCCGCTTCAAGGATTGAGCGCCTATCACATTTTAAAAACGATGGGCCGGCTGGAAAAAGATGAAACGGTTTTGGTGCATGCAGCGGCGGGTGGTGTAGGCACACTGGCCGTTCAACTAGCAAAGCTATTAGGTGCCGGCAAGGTAATAGCAACTGCTAGCAGCAAGGATAAGCTAGAACTAGCTGCTGATATGGGAGCTGATGTTTTAATTAACTACACCGAACAGGGCTGGGAAGAAAAGGTGCTTGAAGCAACCGGTGGAAAGGGAGTGGATGTCGCTCTTGAAATGGCGGGAGGCGAAATCTTCAATAAAACGTTGAAATGCCTGGCCACATTTGGCCGGCTGGTCATCTATGGAGTAGCCAGCGGAGAGCAGAGCCGCTTTTACCCGTCATCACTTATGGCCAGAAACCAATCTGTCATTGGCTTTTTCCTCCCGCAAATCATGAGGAAGCCAGCATTAATTCAATCTAGCATGGCTGAAATGCTCGAATTTATATCGAAGGGGCAACTAAGGCTGACCATCGGCGGAGTATATTCATTGGACCAGGCAGCAGAGGTCCATCGTCTTTTACAGTCTCGCCAGACAAAAGGAAAACTGATTCTAAAACCTTAGAACAGAGGTGTATCAGAGTATGGCAATGATCAATACTGTAAGAGGCCCAATTAACTCAGAGCAATTGGGGAAAACATTGATTCATGAACACTTCATTTTTGGTTATCCAGGGTTCCAGGGAGATGTGACATTAGGGGCATTTTGTGAAGAATCAGCTTTGGAAGAAGCCATCAATATTGCCAGGCATATTCAGAGCTTCGGAGTCAGGACTGTTGTGGACCCGACCCCAAATGAATGTGGCAGAAATCCTGAATTCCTAAAGAAAATCTCTGAAGCTACCGGACTGCAGATCATCTGTGCAACTGGCTATTATTACGAAGGCGAAGGAGCTACTCCTTATTTCAAGTTCAGGCAGGCTCTTGGCACAGCTGAAGAGGAAATCTATGAAATGTTCAAGAAAGAGCTGACAGAAGGGATTGCTGGTACAGGAATCAAGCCAGGAGTTATCAAACTGGCTTCGAGCAAGGATGAAATCACTGAATACGAAAAAATGTTCTTCCGTGCAGGCGCTCGTGTACAGAAGGAAACAGGGGCCGTTATCCTGACGCATACCCAGGAAGGAACCATGGGGCCAGAACAGGCAAGGTTCCTGATTGAACATGGAGCTGATCCGGGGAAAATTATCATCGGCCATATGTGCGGCAATACAAATCCTGAATATCATAAACAGGTTCTTGACCAAGGCGTAAGGATCGGATTTGACCGTTTCGGCATCCAGGGGATGGTAGGAGCGCCATTTGACCACGAAAGAGTGCAGACTCTGCTTGCCCTTGTTAATGAAGGATATGAGGACCAAATTTTACTGGCGCATGATACTGTTAATATCTGGCTCGGCCGGCCTCCGGTTATGCCTGAACAGGCAGCAAAGATCATGGAGAACTGGCAGCCAGGCCATATATTCACAAATATCCTCCCTCAGCTAAGGGATAACGGAGTATCAGAATCACAAATCGATAAGATGCTTGGCGGAAATGCAGCTGGGTTGTTCTCAGGATCTTCTGTAAAAGTGAGTTCTTGAAACTAATAGTTTAAACATTTGATTCTGATAGAAAGGGGCGAAGACTTATCCAAAAAATTATCCCACTTACACTTAATTCGCCTTTTTCTGAAGGAATTGTGGTCGTTTACGCGGTTCTTGGCGAAACAGCTACACTAATAGATACAGGGAATCCAGGTGAGAAATCCTTTTACCAGCTTAAATCACTCTTAAAAGAGCACAAACTCAAGTTGACAGATTTTGATCATATGATTGTAACACATATGCACACTGACCACGCTGGTGGTGTTGGCATGATCCAGCAGGAAGCCGGACTTCCGGTGTATGTCCATAAGCTGGCAGAACCAGTGATTACTGGCGGCGAGTCCGAATTTCACAGGACGAACGAGTTTTTTAATAAGTTTATCAAACAGTGTGGGGC
The nucleotide sequence above comes from Mesobacillus jeotgali. Encoded proteins:
- a CDS encoding DUF3900 domain-containing protein, producing the protein MEFEVQYLSFYVIQVEGKGDQADKRYKHFQTLNEAEYESSHLKDFLDGEFAKIVKRKVERHPKTDEVPTKLGYFIVEEGHDLTSNPNYNLFSRVRFAESKEDFQQESEKFAIAYVDTSAVRGGAFIVARAKLRKYFDDAFVFILKCDFEPKVASISDESTLIRQVEMAITTKNMKSIQYPFMPEEGMIQDNELKINQSSHARYFEDFLKYVEYGQSMPEIVKTQVIEMVRGHMEETFEPESEERVQLENAMEIWAASDKRELQERFEPQQVIEAAAQLIEHTPQLELKMKMDHISVKGLLADYGDRIHLAKLNGKYVLMIESDTITFEKGFSPVEFAKPDEIGTVVERIRQKS
- a CDS encoding NUDIX hydrolase; the protein is MTGGHIEPDESPVECFKRETMEEAYVEGHCSPLGRVTVDQSENYLWKEDGPYPKIGYQIFYRMDITKIHEFEAGYESADRIFIDPPRIREYYADWHEIYDSILSSAIEKKIKNVRGKLKWM
- a CDS encoding class I SAM-dependent methyltransferase; the protein is MDVVIQNSRAWDKKVEEGAVYTKAVSEEVIEKSKAGDWEITVTTGKPVPRSWFPDSMEGLRVLCLASGGGQQGPVLAAAGADVTVVDISAKQLEQDRLVAKRDHLNLKTVQCSMSDLSVFSDEEFDLILHPVANVFVEDISQVWKEASRVLKNKGTLISGFTNPLLFIFDDEEDRKGNLVVKNKIPGSTVDSLTVQEKEDYIRLDETIEFWHTLEEQIQGQIEAGFVIAGMYEDDFGGRRPLDEYIKCFVATKAIKLNL
- a CDS encoding long-chain-fatty-acid--CoA ligase, with translation MSEKKDWLSKYPDSIETTITLPEKSLPQMLRESAEKYPHNIALSFYGRKTSYEQLLQNVTHFASALQNRGVVIGDRVAIMLPNCPQYVISYFGVLTAGAIVTQVNPMSVERELEYILNDSGAETILVLDALYQKVKSVQASTGLKNIIAVSLQPSDFEFGQDTKFEEFLGESSGRVSIVDMNPAEDIAVLQYTGGTTGRSKGAMLTHQNLLANVLQSYEFFKHDIKPGKERSLTVIPLFHVFGMTACMNLSIYTGAEIILLPRFDLEEVLTTIKNEQPTMFPGVPTMYVAITNHPKAEEYGIGSIEICNSGSAPMPVELLREFERKTGSKILEGYGLSEAAPTTHCNPSFAERKPGSVGIGMPSTEYKIVDLASGTEEVPVGELGEVIIKGPQVMKGYWNMPEETANTLRDGWLYTGDIARVDEEGYLYIVDRKKDMIIASGYNIYPRDIEEVLYEHPAVQEAVVIGIPDEYRGEAVKAVIVLKAGKEADEAGIKEFCRQNMAAYKVPNVVEFREQLPKTSVGKILRRALREELLKS
- a CDS encoding TetR/AcrR family transcriptional regulator gives rise to the protein MKEKITEHSIKLFEKKGFSETSIQDIVDSLGVTKGSFYYYFSSKEELLMDIHLRYIDELLGRQEEILGGQSTSKQKLFDIVYMLISSIKTKGSSAKIFFREMRHLSDDRLAQIISKRDQFRMNVERLIRNGMDRGEFRKDLNPVIVTFGILGAANWSYQWFNPEGKATDREVAEIFVEMILKGIEVD
- a CDS encoding acyl-CoA thioesterase → MQEIEVRARFGETDALGHINNTSYFVYLEEARIRFFESLGYSMQLEEWKFILASTKCDFVSQGYFDQHLTVKTYVSRIGTKSFQLEHDIVCSQTKQLIAKGNAIVVFYDFNNQKSEVLPELLKEGLKSYFLPV
- a CDS encoding SDR family NAD(P)-dependent oxidoreductase, coding for MRFSETVALVTGAGSGIGKAAATRLADEGSKVILVGRTKSKLDAVAKEINEGHKLPRAEVFPADVTDEEDVRELADYIMEQFGDLHVLVNNAGGSVHSKIMETSANDWDFVQNTNLKSVFLVSKILGNLMAGKANEEQDHLQRRSIVNVASLSGHQAGAHIPHYSAAKAGVINFTKALALELSPFGIRVNSVSPGFVETPLTEQGMKNEQFVKAIRKNTALKRAGRPEEVANVIAFLASQEASYMTGSDVLVDGGWLIK
- a CDS encoding enoyl-CoA hydratase/isomerase family protein, coding for MTEVKTSDHLIINRNGGVLSLTLNRPESLNAFSPEMILGLTEEIRMAQKDYEVKVIVLSGSGRSFSAGGDVKTMGQANAIGVYDHIGKLNECILAIKNTEKPIIAAVHGFAAGAGFNLALACDLIIAAHDSKFALSFSQVGLVSDGGGSYFVTRLVGPHLAKQFMFTAEPIPAERLYQLGVVNYLVPLEKLKEETFKLAGQLANGPTRTYGMIKKLVDHSMSSTLEEILEQERITQTMMVSTDDHLEGISAFKEKRKPNFTGN
- a CDS encoding quinone oxidoreductase family protein, whose amino-acid sequence is MKAIQFKEYGGPEVLQVIELERPTPKGNQVLIEVHAIGVNYADTARREGQYVVPTNLPFIPGAEISGMVAETGEAVTNVKPGDRIVTLIESGGYAEYALADSRGLIPLGDHMDFEQAAALPLQGLSAYHILKTMGRLEKDETVLVHAAAGGVGTLAVQLAKLLGAGKVIATASSKDKLELAADMGADVLINYTEQGWEEKVLEATGGKGVDVALEMAGGEIFNKTLKCLATFGRLVIYGVASGEQSRFYPSSLMARNQSVIGFFLPQIMRKPALIQSSMAEMLEFISKGQLRLTIGGVYSLDQAAEVHRLLQSRQTKGKLILKP
- a CDS encoding phosphotriesterase family protein, whose protein sequence is MAMINTVRGPINSEQLGKTLIHEHFIFGYPGFQGDVTLGAFCEESALEEAINIARHIQSFGVRTVVDPTPNECGRNPEFLKKISEATGLQIICATGYYYEGEGATPYFKFRQALGTAEEEIYEMFKKELTEGIAGTGIKPGVIKLASSKDEITEYEKMFFRAGARVQKETGAVILTHTQEGTMGPEQARFLIEHGADPGKIIIGHMCGNTNPEYHKQVLDQGVRIGFDRFGIQGMVGAPFDHERVQTLLALVNEGYEDQILLAHDTVNIWLGRPPVMPEQAAKIMENWQPGHIFTNILPQLRDNGVSESQIDKMLGGNAAGLFSGSSVKVSS